One Oreochromis niloticus isolate F11D_XX linkage group LG16, O_niloticus_UMD_NMBU, whole genome shotgun sequence genomic window carries:
- the LOC102080961 gene encoding uncharacterized protein LOC102080961, producing MLGSSLGSTPTSPIPGHCPSPDCQSDGHSSVVLLHQYPPCWVTQAQCDLAQAEAELRRLQEHHETETESVKRGVERAILGARREEQRLLERVEQDHRDTQQRLDQIQRENVAAARVSQSLLDQRLCKLAELKKQIQELGQSVVKDNGPSQNPLLKEISEFLQPWEISVSLKKVNFKPSSQPNAVTFGDIRVQEQSLCLHAGGCGPQGQPCALHSQEMLCEDTNYQGSGKEKSTQGQGLISPTGRVVRKISLSNRGDLESEGKKHSSAKICHCEQADWESSQEDEVESVSFQPQGEDVFLAVPTVLKKLDTEDEDKMYKINKNGKPYSPRNTRKWLTVASSRKPNLLPEQKQQHIKLSQCLSLDGQDGDKGRVGQDSNYRLLRYCNSSLTSQREPSASQSCLDLTSRGRPPSCLSQSSDEHSLGTLGDSGRAPSPTDSLDSSYTFIVSPSHDYSMNRGSLNYSCRLSKSAVDLTHKTRPLITSGPIEQGVWGIRGSNFKTSFTSTSPTLRRKLKASDIGQTFSLPSYRGHNILHQPQKQATAAGSKQPPVARSLSLSVIDGSCTTELEAKKWGRGQRRQQALVELEEECDLSSTEFNPKGVHLIGQFGKQGSGRADLTLPSGIYATPQGQLFIVDCGNARIQVTDARGNVLQQVSSPTAGGSDRRCRNYFDIAVNAKGLIAISCAAERALLVFSRHGRLLQTFGGSGFGSAKDELEAPRGVTVTRLDEFLVADIRKGTLIALKLDPKTGSRLERTVVTGFHRPYLVAACLSSGMVAVSERGNETGRVPCVKVLEPSWNTVRVLGVCAGMGPVLTCPWGICIDTDGNVLVADWGEQHRILLYPAQGVGWPIINQGLSSPRGLSLLPDGQLAVSDSMHHCIKIYQYKAPQD from the exons ATGTTGGGATCATCTTTGGGCAGCACTCCCACCTCTCCAATCCCAGGCCACTGTCCAAGCCCTGATTGCCAGTCAGATGGTCATTCTTCTGTTGTTCTCCTGCATCAGTACCCTCCATGCTGGGTAACCCAGGCACAGTGTGACCTTGCCCAGGCAGAGGCAGAGCTGCGCAGGCTGCAGGAGCATCATGAAACTGAGACTGAATCTGTAAAGCGTGGTGTAGAGCGAGCTATTCTGGGAGCACGCAGAGAAGAGCAGCGCCTGCTGGAGAGGGTGGAGCAGGACCATCGGGACACTCAGCAGCGTCTAGACCAGATCCAGCGGGAGAACGTGGCAGCAGCCCGGGTCAGCCAGTCCCTGTTGGACCAGCGGCTTTGTAAATTGGCAGAACTGAAAAAGCAGATTCAGGAATTGGGTCAATCAGTTGTAAAGGACAATGGGCCAAGCCAGAACCCACTGCTGAAGGAGATTTCAGAGTTCCTACAACCATGGGAAATCTCAGTTTCTCTAAAGAAAGTGAACTTCAAACCCAGCTCACAACCGAATGCTGTCACCTTTGGAGATATTCGTGTTCAAGAACAAAGCCTTTGCCTGCATGCTGGAGGTTGTGGGCCACAAGGACAGCCATGTGCTCTTCATTCACAAGAGATGCTCTGTGAAGACACAAACTATCAAGGTTCTGGAAAAGAGAAGAGCACCCAAGGACAGGGACTTATTTCACCAACTGGCAGGGTTGTTAGAAAGATCAGCCTTTCTAACCGGGGTGATCTAGAATCAGAGGGAAAAAAGCACTCTTCTGCAAAGATATGTCACTGCGAACAGGCCGACTGGGAATCATCTCAGGAAGATGAGGTAGAATCAGTTTCCTTCCAGCCACAAGGTGAGGACGTATTTTTGGCTGTACCAACAGTTCTTAAAAAATTGGACACGGAAGACGAGGACAAGATGTACAAGATAAACAAGAATGGGAAACCTTACTCACCAAGGAATACGAGGAAATGGCTAACTGTGGCCTCCAGTAGGAAGCCAAACCTTTTACCtgaacaaaaacagcagcatatAAAGCTTAGTCAGTGCTTAAGTTTAGACGGTCAAGATGGAGATAAGGGAAGAGTTGGTCAAGATTCCAATTATAGACTTTTAAGATACTGCAACAGTTCCCTAACATCTCAAAGAGAACCTTCAGCCAGCCAAAGCTGCCTAGACCTCACCTCCAGGGGTCGACCACCCTCTTGCCTCAGCCAGTCTTCTGATGAACACTCTCTAGGGACGCTCGGTGACTCTGGCCGAGCACCGTCACCAACAGACAGCCTTGATTCTAGCTATACTTTCATCGTTAGCCCATCTCATGACTACAGTATGAACAGAGGCTCTTTGAATTACAGTTGCCGTTTATCAAAGTCTGCAGTGGACTTGACTCACAAGACGCGCCCATTGATTACTAGTGGGCCAATTGAGCAAGGAGTATGGGGGATTAGGGGCAGCAACTTCAAGACGAGCTTCACCTCAACCTCGCCGACTCTCAGAAGGAAATTGAAAGCCTCTGACATAGGGCAGACCTTCTCGTTGCCTTCCTACAGAGGTCACAATATTTTACACCAGCCACAGAAACAGGCCACAGCTGCTGGATCAAAACAACCTCCTGTGGCTAGGTCTTTATCCCTGTCTGTTATAGATGGTTCCTGTACAACAGAACTGGAGGCAAAAAAGTGGGGCAGAGGACAAAGAAGACAGCAAGCACTGGTGGAGTTAGAGGAGGAGTGTGACTTGTCTTCCACAGAATTTAACCCCAAAGGTGTCCATCTCATTGGACAATTTGGAAAGCAAGGTTCAGGTCGAGCTGATCTTACCCTGCCAAGTGGTATTTATGCTACACCGCAGGGTCAGCTCTTTATAGTGGACTGTGGAAATGCACGCATTCAG GTGACTGATGCTCGTGGAAATGTCCTCCAACAAGTGAGCTCTCCAACTGCTGGTGGCTCTGACAGACGGTGTAGGAACTACTTTGACATTGCGGTCAATGCTAAGGGTCTGATTGCAATAAGCTGTGCAGCAGAAAGAGCTCTTCTTGTGTTCAGCAGGCACGGCCGACTGCTCCAGACCTTTGGAGGGTCTGGGTTCGGCTCTGCAAAAGATGAACTGGAAGCTCCCAGGGGTGTGACTGTAACCAGGCTGGATGAATTCCTGGTAGCTGATATCCGAAAAGGTACCCTCATTGCCCTAAAGCTTGACCCCAAGACAGGCTCCCGTCTTGAACGCACAGTGGTAACTGGATTCCACCGACCGTACTTAGTGGCAGCTTGCTTGAGCTCAGGCATGGTGGCTGTATCCGAGAGGGGCAATGAAACTGGTCGTGTACCTTGCGTCAAAGTTCTGGAGCCAAGCTGGAACACAGTTAGAGTTTTGGGTGTATGTGCAGGAATGGGACCTGTCCTGACCTGTCCCTGGGGTATCTGTATAGATACAGATGGTAATGTTTTGGTAGCAGATTGGGGGGAGCAGCACAGAATCCTTTTATACCCAGCACAGGGAGTGGGTTGGCCCATAATAAACCAGGGTTTGAGTAGTCCACGTGGCCTATCCTTGCTACCTGATGGCCAACTTGCAGTGTCAGATAGCATGCATCATTGCATTAAGATATACCAGTACAAAGCACCCCAGGACTAG